The following proteins are encoded in a genomic region of Phaeodactylum tricornutum CCAP 1055/1 chromosome 1, whole genome shotgun sequence:
- a CDS encoding predicted protein, whose product MTPPRSNRSRKKETRRKAFLHTVVATATVGIVLSTLILVCITNRATEGASTPTRLRHDMLNIQLSRQNVVYPNASATHFGYKISPRMQFDVRVISNRVEAISAQGETQRIPTLQSPVGGAFVHLGKTGGSALSSLLRNGCHSWSPHPCRNVTDETMASRLITSYYHVPDFGLLRQSNHDFYFITLRDPFDRVISAFVFEHIINRRARGEPVENPVLRDKLERAYQCFPSLEAYVGFLKGDSLDFSYPYHQAVIVDKSCKNLARAALHGKVRPFNHFFFNYRRIFSFLPKPESQIFLVTRQENLWEDWERANVLLGQEEPVIIPADLDFRAVRNTTTLTLPVTRGLSADGRQTLCTALEHEYYVFFWILRRARNIQSEHLQQSIEKAKVNCPKLPYTNFV is encoded by the coding sequence ATGACACCACCGAGAAGCAACAGGTCAAGGAAAAAAGAGACTCGACGTAAAGCATTTCTGCATACAGTTGTTGCTACAGCTACTGTCGGAATCGTTCTATCGACGTTGATTCTGGTTTGTATAACCAACAGGGCTACCGAGGGAGCTTCCACGCCTACTCGTTTAAGACATGACATGCTTAATATTCAGCTATCTCGGCAAAATGTCGTTTATCCAAACGCTTCAGCAACTCATTTCGGGTACAAGATCTCCCCTCGGATGCAATTCGACGTAAGAGTCATTTCCAACCGGGTAGAAGCCATTTCCGCTCAAGGAGAAACCCAACGAATACCGACGTTACAGTCCCCGGTCGGTGGTGCCTTTGTGCATTTAGGCAAAACTGGCGGGAGCGCTTTGTCATCGCTGTTGCGAAATGGGTGTCACTCGTGGTCACCTCACCCCTGTCGAAACGTAACAGACGAAACAATGGCATCTCGACTAATCACAAGCTACTACCATGTTCCTGATTTCGGCTTACTACGTCAGTCGAATCACGATTTCTATTTCATTACACTTCGGGATCCTTTTGACCGTGTTATATCCGCTTTTGTTTTCGAACATATTATCAACAGAAGGGCCCGAGGTGAACCTGTGGAAAACCCAGTTCTGCGAGACAAGCTAGAGCGAGCATACCAATGCTTCCCAAGTTTGGAAGCTTATGTTGGCTTTCTAAAGGGGGACTCACTCGATTTCTCGTATCCGTATCACCAAGCAGTCATCGTCGATAAATCTTGCAAAAATCTCGCTCGGGCCGCCTTGCACGGCAAAGTTCGGCCGTTCAACCACTTCTTTTTCAACTACCGTCGGATATTTTCGTTTTTGCCAAAACCAGAGTCACAAATCTTTCTAGTCACTCGGCAAGAGAATTTGTGGGAAGATTGGGAGCGGGCCAATGTACTACTGGGTCAGGAGGAACCAGTAATAATTCCGGCGGACTTGGATTTCCGGGCTGTCCGGAATACCACGACCTTGACGCTGCCTGTTACGAGAGGTTTGAGTGCTGATGGAAGGCAGACCCTGTGCACTGCATTGGAGCATGAATATTACGTCTTTTTCTGGATTCTCAGGCGCGCCAGAAATATCCAGTCCGAGCATTTGCAGCAATCTATCGAGAAGGCCAAGGTGAATTGCCCCAAACTGCCATATACTAACTTCGTCTAA
- a CDS encoding predicted protein, producing MAIVLWCENFPKLTVNEGRMEGLMHGPPSTEANGANIEVLPLNHLKNRTLSLRRSDFLRRNALQQDKVKIPFPIFVVSLPKSGTTSMARYFYCGEVWTAHTFANTDDGRQLRIGECYQENVMQGRPPFAGCGNYHVWSDNGFIRGKRCYYPSIHGLKSFYEHYPNATILLVKREKEAWRQSMRNWKKGALLRKWWKACSRDFPLKNANDSQVETFYEKHADRIRRFVRDRPSLTYIEIQLENNDVAEELEGKIGISKTCWGHHNSHEKRMRQNPRFRKDWNGSLTTTVNASERSSRSTVK from the coding sequence ATGGCTATAGTGTTGTGGTGCGAAAACTTCCCcaaattaactgtaaacgaagGACGAATGGAGGGTTTGATGCATGGTCCGCCTTCTACGGAAGCAAACGGAGCCAATATAGAAGTTCTCCCCCTCAATCATTTGAAGAATCGGACACTTTCCTTGCGGAGAAGTGACTTTCTGAGGCGCAATGCATTGCAGCAAGATAAAGTGAAAATTCCTTTTCCCATTTTTGTCGTGTCGCTGCCAAAGTCGGGAACCACAAGTATGGCACGCTATTTCTACTGCGGGGAAGTATGGACAGCACACACATTTGCGAACACCGATGACGGCCGTCAACTGCGTATCGGAGAATGCTATCAAGAGAATGTGATGCAAGGTCGTCCACCTTTCGCAGGCTGCGGAAACTATCATGTGTGGAGCGACAACGGCTTCATTCGGGGAAAACGTTGCTATTATCCATCGATTCACGGACTCAAATCCTTTTACGAACACTATCCCAACGCTACTATCTTACTAGTAAAGCGAGAGAAAGAGGCGTGGCGCCAAAGTATGCGCAATTGGAAAAAGGGTGCACTTTTACGCAAATGGTGGAAAGCTTGCTCCAGAGATTTTCCTCTTAAGAATGCCAACGACTCACAGGTCGAAACGTTCTACGAGAAGCACGCCGACAGGATTCGACGATTTGTTCGGGACCGTCCGTCTTTAACATACATCGAGATTCAATTGGAGAACAACGACGTCGCCGAGGAACTCGAGGGTAAAATTGGTATATCTAAAACCTGCTGGGGGCACCACAACAGTCACGAAAAAAGGATGCGACAGAATCCAAGGTTTAGGAAGGATTGGAACGGAAGTCTGACAACGACAGTGAATGCATCAGAGCGGTCGTCGCGATCAACTGTAAAATGA
- a CDS encoding predicted protein, whose translation MSTCCEGCGKECGSRNAIFRHLKDNKGECLDKEQYQDFLRYVQNQKREKTMVLYGYLTAKDEVPPEAILHNGHDAANLLLQIIEQHSSSFNITPGVPSQTDENSNTKLTRSYGNTARNTSVLEQDSYTGAITEALCARLPPIGVSDSTWSDEINKILDEQLQSTPGQMMVFGRRKMTISKFNAEMDVTHRRVEYLLPADFLFAPNATPNDNRSDFLSSLPSFTDGSYRDRSEGQVNFQGAPSYDSSNDRRRPDPETLRYLHNLKKLMQRLTTHIEKLDTNDKAAVLEKDFNRQKRHKNRHANSLKKEAKGERRLEKSQNTLVQPETKRPKKEDKKGQNVLRRKRYHNFTPSVLAHDFLAYRRLDRIYHRATLRFSQSTKGVLTLSQNAETKRPFLVLSLSGDIFLTGQVCRIVGLFIALSKGVIDEDFCDCVFDEAYPHLVSTPAAPTTGMYAGEAYYMSMEGKCKAVLTPRKSTIFQDGWNDDKTLQKVYSWQQRVRADAAAAWMALGEDKEGRLLAERDWTKEVLEPWAIRAKEQLKEYRQWKMSKKTNVLHATTGGAETRALEPPIASIETAIPSLFEKVLRYLRDADKSGFWPSTTPKRQLVMVSTVVEGKSESCDNPFESGAMPASLSVAHMKARSNKIDKSSAYIYVEGEGGASGSFSVGAMPGEACTQPKGNELFPELMRAAFELEIALCPNREPSSTIAINRNAQFRPHTDSGAGAGQSSSLIVGLGSYSGGELVVEGEQKDIRYRALEFNGWKQRHWTMPFHGERFSLVWFTPKGCEGVRGIDLCKNIG comes from the coding sequence ATGTCGACTTGTTGCGAAGGTTGCGGGAAGGAATGTGGCTCACGAAATGCTATATTCCGACACCTCAAGGACAACAAGGGAGAGTGCCTAGACAAGGAGCAGTACCAAGATTTTTTGCGCTAtgtccaaaaccaaaagCGGGAGAAGACCATGGTGCTGTACGGATACTTGACTGCCAAAGATGAAGTTCCGCCTGAAGCTATTCTACATAACGGCCATGACGCCGCCAATCTTCTACTGCAAATAATTGAGCAAcattcttcatctttcaATATTACTCCTGGGGTACCTTCTCAAACAGATGAGAATAGCAATACCAAACTTACTAGATCTTACGGTAACACAGCAAGAAATACGAGCGTTCTAGAGCAAGATAGCTACACAGGTGCGATTACGGAAGCCTTGTGTGCCAGACTCCCACCAATTGGGGTGTCCGATTCGACGTGGTCAGACGAAATCAACAAAATCCTGGACGAGCAGCTGCAGTCTACACCCGGTCAAATGATGGTTTTTGGTCGACGAAAAATGACAATATCAAAATTTAATGCTGAAATGGATGTTACCCATCGCCGAGTTGAATATCTTTTGCCCGCCgattttttgtttgctccGAATGCGACTCCCAACGATAATCGATCTGATTTTCTTTCCTCACTGCCCTCCTTTACGGACGGAAGCTACAGAGATCGCAGCGAAGGACAAGTCAACTTTCAGGGTGCGCCTAGTTACGATTCGAGCAATGATCGACGGCGGCCCGATCCAGAAACACTTCGCTATCTCCACAATCTGAAAAAATTGATGCAAAGACTCACCACGCACATAGAAAAACTCGATACCAACGACAAAGCAGCCGTTTTGGAGAAAGACTTTAATCGGCAAAAACGGCACAAGAATCGACACGCCAATTCACTgaagaaagaagcaaagGGCGAGCGGCGCCTTGAAAAATCGCAGAATACATTGGTGCAACCAGAGACGAAGCGTcccaaaaaagaagacaaaaaggGCCAAAACGTGTTGCGTCGAAAGCGATATCATAATTTCACACCTTCCGTTCTAGCGCACGATTTTTTGGCGTATCGTCGTCTTGACCGCATTTATCACCGGGCGACACTGCGGTTTTCGCAGAGTACAAAAGGAGTTCTGACGCTCAGTCAAAACGCCGAAACCAAGCGACCCTTTCTCGTTTTATCTTTGTCAGGAGATATCTTTTTGACCGGCCAAGTTTGCCGCATTGTTGGGTTGTTCATTGCTTTAAGCAAGGGTGTGATCGACGAGGACTTTTGTGACTGCGTTTTCGATGAAGCCTACCCTCATCTTGTCTCTACTCCAGCGGCGCCAACAACAGGGATGTATGCTGGGGAAGCTTACTACATGTCAATGGAGGGCAAATGCAAGGCTGTCTTGACTCCAAGAAAAAGTACGATATTCCAAGACGGCTGGAACGATGACAAGACTCTTCAGAAAGTATACTCGTGGCAACAAAGGGTGCGAGCAGATGCCGCAGCTGCCTGGATGGCTTTAGGGGAGGACAAAGAGGGCCGGCTCCTTGCGGAGAGagattggacaaaagaagTTCTTGAGCCATGGGCGATTCGGGCGAAAGAGCAGTTGAAAGAGTACCGGCAGTGGAAGATGTCCAAGAAAACTAATGTTTTGCATGCAACGACTGGGGGAGCAGAAACACGGGCTCTAGAACCCCCTATCGCTTCGATCGAAACAGCGATTCCATCGTTGTTCGAGAAAGTGCTTCGTTATTTGCGTGATGCTGACAAGAGTGGATTTTGGCCGTCTACGACTCCTAAACGGCAGCTTGTGATGGTTTCTACTGTTGTTGAAGGCAAGTCAGAATCGTGCGACAACCCTTTCGAATCGGGTGCGATGCCGGCATCGTTATCTGTGGCCCACATGAAGGCCCGCTCCAACAAGATTGACAAATCGTCAGCGTATATATACGTAGAAGGGGAAGGAGGAGCAAGTGGCTCGTTTTCAGTCGGAGCCATGCCAGGTGAAGCATGCACCCAGCCGAAAGGGAATGAACTTTTTCCGGAACTAATGAGGGCAGCATTTGAACTCGAGATTGCACTTTGCCCAAATCGGGAGCCTAGTAGCACAATAGCGATCAACCGGAATGCTCAATTCCGTCCACACACCGATAGTGGAGCCGGAGCCGGGCAGAGCTCCAGCTTGATTGTCGGGCTCGGGTCGTACTCTGGAGGTGAATTGGTGGTAGAAGGTGAACAAAAAGATATTCGGTATCGGGCGCTTGAATTTAATGGATGGAAACAGCGACATTGGACGATGCCGTTTCATGGCGAGCGTTTTAGCCTAGTATGGTTTACACCGAAAGGTTGCGAAGGAGTTCGCGGTATTGACCTGTGCAAAAACATCGGGTAA
- a CDS encoding predicted protein, with translation MSEECLTAYAREAVAAYPDSDIEIAIDFCQKAVAEFVGTSNDRLVKVGRSLKSLVELSAEKEDEFQIEEALRLLVSECKLLVSEKLKVPKVPFGKTQLAMPIVTLGCMRFQQEWMPRITNMNQVGSDCQDNLVAILKQAISYGMTHIETARGYGCSELQLGTALKQLFLTKYVTREDLIIQTKIPPHEKVSDFRAALETSFRSLQLDYIDLFSFHGLNYEEQIKWTLKGDENCMVVVKEYMEAGKIRHVGFSTHASTTFILKLIDMDVFEYVNLHYHYFGSYTASGGGHDGNGNLDCVKFLTQKNMGIFIISPFDKGGRLYAPSNKLRSLTLPEMEPMEFKSQWIWNHNTLYDGNGPILHTYTVGAGRPSDLDQSAVAAYRHVHQHEATVDKLRTVVERLDRAKEEALGAEWINTWWQGLRKAEQSNHFVEHNQIVWCYNQILAFGLYDFAKNRY, from the coding sequence ATGAGTGAAGAATGCTTGACCGCGTACGCACGGGAGGCTGTCGCTGCCTATCCCGACAGCGACATTGAAATTGCCATTGATTTTTGCCAAAAGGCTGTCGCTGAGTTCGTCGGCACTTCGAATGATCGGCTCGTCAAAGTAGGACGCAGTTTGAAGTCCCTGGTCGAGTTATCGGCCGAGAAAGAGGATGAATTCCAGATCGAAGAGGCTTTGCGCCTGCTCGTCAGCGAATGTAAGTTGCtcgtgtcggaaaagctAAAAGTCCCCAAAGTCCCCTTTGGAAAAACACAACTTGCAATGCCAATCGTTACGCTGGGATGCATGCGTTTTCAACAAGAGTGGATGCCGCGCATTACAAACATGAATCAAGTTGGCTCGGATTGCCAGGACAATCTGGTGGCCATTTTGAAGCAGGCCATCTCGTACGGGATGACACACATCGAGACGGCTCGCGGATACGGTTGCAGTGAACTGCAGCTCGGTACAGCCTTAAAACAGCTCTTTTTGACCAAGTACGTGACGCGGGAAGATCTGATTATTCAAACCAAAATTCCCCCGCACGAAAAAGTTAGCGACTTTCGAGCCGCCCTCGAAACGTCCTTTCGTTCTTTACAATTGGATTACATCGACCTTTTTTCCTTCCACGGTTTGAATTATGAGGAACAAATAAAATGGACGTTAAAAGGGGACGAGAATTGCATGGTGGTGGTGAAAGAGTATATGGAGGCGGGCAAAATTCGACATGTTGGATTCAGTACTCATGCTTCGACCACATTCATTCTGAAACTTATTGATATGGATGTGTTCGAATACGTCAACCTGCACTATCACTACTTCGGGTCCTACACGGCATCTGGTGGTGGCCACGATGGGAACGGAAATCTGGACTGTGTCAAGTTTTTAACACAAAAGAATATGGGCATATTTATCATTTCACCCTTCGACAAAGGAGGTCGATTGTACGCACCTTCCAACAAACTCCGTTCGTTAACGCTGCCCGAAATGGAACCTATGGAATTCAAATCACAATGGATTTGGAATCACAACACGCTGTACGACGGTAATGGGCCAATTCTGCACACTTACACCGTCGGTGCTGGACGACCGTCCGATCTGGACCAATCTGCTGTAGCCGCATACCGACACGTGCACCAGCATGAGGCTACCGTAGATAAACTTCGCACCGTTGTAGAGCGCTTGGATCGTGCCAAGGAGGAAGCTTTAGGTGCAGAATGGATCAACACGTGGTGGCAGGGACTGCGAAAAGCAGAACAGTCTAATCATTTTGTCGAGCACAATCAGATTGTCTGGTGCTACAATCAAATTTTGGCTTTTGGCCTATAtgactttgccaaaaatAGGTAT
- a CDS encoding predicted protein, producing KIEGEESHIATVQLSPGEVLRAESGAMLYMTHGVVMETSLQGASSAFQRMLTGQNVFLTDFKYEGQSSGTVCLGTDFPSKILRLRLDDYSNSTLICQRGAYLASNPTVDIQMEATKSLTAGFFGGQGFILQKLTGHGDVLVKGGGTVVNKTLSEGETLRVTSGSIVAFESSISYDVQMMPGIKNAMFGGEGLFVATLQGPGQIWLQGMPPDRMIAEIA from the coding sequence AAAATTGAAGGAGAAGAATCCCACATTGCCACCGTTCAACTATCACCGGGCGAAGTCTTGCGTGCCGAGTCAGGGGCCATGCTGTACATGACTCACGGCGTCGTCATGGAAACATCTTTACAAGGCGCGTCGAGTGCCTTTCAACGCATGCTGACCGGGCAGAATGTCTTTCTGACCGACTTCAAGTACGAGGGCCAATCGTCCGGCACAGTATGCTTGGGTACAGACTTTCCGTCCAAGATATTGCGGTTGCGATTGGACGATTACTCCAACAGCACACTTATTTGCCAGCGAGGTGCCTACCTGGCAAGCAATCCTACCGTAGATATTCAAATGGAAGCGACCAAATCACTCACGGCCGGTTTTTTTGGTGGACAGGGCTTTATTCTGCAAAAACTAACGGGCCACGGCGATGTTCTCGTCAAGGGTGGTGGGACCGTCGTAAACAAGACTTTGTCGGAAGGCGAAACTCTGCGGGTCACATCGGGCAGTATTGTGGCTTTTGAATCCTCCATCTCGTACGACGTACAAATGATGCCCGGTATCAAGAATGCCATGTTTGGCGGGGAAGGCTTGTTCGTAGCAACCCTCCAGGGTCCTGGACAGATATGGCTACAAGGCATGCCACCGGATCGCATGATTGCCGAAATCGCA
- a CDS encoding predicted protein translates to MRERSCANASDDDSIHKQSPELEAEFLHTSKLTLADMRRLAHDPKDRRLATKPAAQATKEDVLTVQPMSFVEHTACCLFLAFGVPNGALTIPIATWLIGKFVVRNVFLAFLLAGCILLPLAILPQEYVPARLQSWLALQILKYFSFSLVMEERPPTMCTGKQLIEQPARPRIVTAYPHGVFPYGNALTVVTWPLLTGHHIVGLAANAALRTPIFKQILRSIGVKDASRASVRNALETWPFTVGISPGGVAEVFETNHFNEHILLKERIGVIKMAIRTGADLVPGYMYGNTNLYWCWTGEGIPGARWLLEYVSRKILGFALVPIAGRWGLPIPYRTPILCVVGKPIPTIHLQTEEPSMEQIVDIQEQLSTELKSMFDRYKHLYGWEDRMLVIT, encoded by the coding sequence ATGCGTGAGCGAAGCTGCGCCAACGCTTCTGACGATGACAGCATTCACAAGCAGTCGCCAGAATTGGAGGCTGAGTTTCTTCATACCAGCAAGTTGACCTTAGCCGACATGCGACGATTGGCGCACGATCCGAAGGATCGGAGGTTGGCAACAAAACCTGCGGCGCAAGCTACGAAAGAAGACGTCTTGACGGTACAACCCATGAGTTTCGTAGAACACACTGCTTGCTGTCTGTTTCTCGCGTTTGGAGTGCCCAATGGCGCTCTGACGATTCCCATAGCAACGTGGCTGATCGGAAAATTCGTGGTACGCAAcgttttcttggcgtttCTGTTAGCAGGCTGTATACTTCTACCGCTTGCGATACTGCCGCAAGAATATGTGCCCGCCCGATTGCAATCGTGGCTTGCTTTGCAGATACTGAAatatttttctttctctttgGTCATGGAGGAACGCCCTCCGACAATGTGTACTGGCAAGCAGCTGATCGAGCAGCCCGCTCGGCCACGAATCGTCACAGCCTATCCGCACGGAGTTTTCCCATACGGAAACGCGTTGACTGTAGTCACATGGCCGTTGTTGACGGGACACCATATTGTGGGTTTGGCAGCAAATGCCGCTTTGCGGACACCGATCTTTAAACAAATCTTGCGGAGCATTGGCGTCAAGGACGCCTCTCGAGCGTCGGTACGGAATGCGCTGGAAACATGGCCTTTCACCGTCGGGATTTCGCCAGGTGGCGTGGCGGaagtttttgaaacaaaCCACTTCAATGAGCACATTCTGTTGAAAGAACGTATTGGTGTCATCAAGATGGCCATTCGCACCGGTGCGGATCTTGTACCAGGCTATATGTATGGTAATACTAATCTGTACTGGTGCTGGACAGGGGAAGGTATTCCTGGAGCTCGGTGGCTATTGGAGTATGTTTCGCGTAAAATCCTAGGTTTTGCCCTCGTGCCTATAGCGGGTAGATGGGGACTACCAATACCGTACAGGACTCCGATATTGTGTGTCGTGGGCAAGCCAATACCAACCATTCATTTGCAAACCGAAGAACCATCAATGGAGCAAATCGTGGACATTCAGGAACAATTGTCAACAGAATTGAAATCAATGTTCGACCGCTATAAGCACCTGTACGGATGGGAAGATCGAATGCTAGTGATCACATAA
- a CDS encoding predicted protein, translating to MIRMFGSKCLPENPPGDIYVENNQESLNIDLERLKATIAKIRDLMGYRTYDVSLLLVDDQEMRETNEETRGMDEPTDVLSFPFTEAIEPGVLTPPVVDIGDYYNMGDMMIDVPYVIRACQDDAKYSHSDLEDEDRGVSAAMAMVMDPEERINMLLVHGMLHLVGYDHIDDDDYQLMVAKEEEILRLLGKKAE from the coding sequence ATGATCCGTATGTTTGGTAGCAAGTGTCTTCCAGAAAATCCACCCGGTGATATATATGTAGAAAACAATCAAGAGAGTCTAAACATCGACTTGGAACGTTTGAAAGCTACCATAGCCAAAATTCGGGATCTCATGGGTTACCGCACGTACGACGTTAGTCTACTTCTGGTCGACGACCAGGAAATGCGAGAAACAAATGAAGAAACCAGAGGGATGGATGAGCCTACCGACGTACTTTCCTTTCCCTTTACGGAAGCTATAGAACCTGGTGTCCTGACGCCGCCAGTTGTCGATATTGGCGATTACTACAATATGGGCGATATGATGATCGACGTACCGTATGTAATTCGCGCGTGTCAAGATGATGCGAAATATTCTCATTCTGATTTGGAGGACGAAGATCGAGGTGTATCCGCGGCGATGGCGATGGTTATGGATCCAGAGGAGCGTATCAATATGCTTTTGGTACACGGCATGTTGCATCTTGTAGGATACGATCACATCGATGATGACGACTACCAGCTAATGGTcgcgaaagaagaagaaattctCCGACTCTTAGGTAAGAAAGCTGAATGA
- a CDS encoding predicted protein gives LAGNTGTSRYMAVEVIRKHPYNCKADIFSFSILLWELMALCKPYDGLVGQQVKECVSVFGERPAIPRTWPTNLRRVLRRGWGESIVDRPFMTEVKDTLMKLHEASSKPTKLFSK, from the coding sequence CTGGCAGGAAACACGGGTACTTCCAGATACATGGCAGTGGAAGTGATCCGTAAGCATCCATACAATTGTAAGGCTGACatcttttctttctcaattctgcTTTGGGAACTCATGGCGCTTTGCAAACCATATGATGGCCTTGTCGGTCAGCAAGTTAAAGAGTGCGTGTCCGTCTTCGGCGAACGCCCAGCCATACCACGAACATGGCCCACTAACCTTCGCCGCGTTCTGAGGCGAGGCTGGGGCGAATCAATTGTGGATCGACCATTTATGACGGAAGTCAAAGACACTTTGATGAAATTGCATGAGGCGAGCTCCAAGCCTACCAAGTTGTTCAGTAAATAA
- a CDS encoding predicted protein: protein MSSSARAVHFPELCVFDLDACFWDQEMYEMPEVPTADNIVIGDLNGRGEGVIGVLSGPHEIRLHDGSLYALQNHADGNYPGMKVAFASSADTPFAEKIGRASLALLEVVPGMTVWDLVVKRDWNGIDVNQIGRQPPLSSNKASSHFPRLKEATGIRYDKMLFFDDCNWGDHCGMVAGRCREESTCLGPATVRTPYGLRLKEWNRGLEAYRKQVDDSKQQKPKTLRYAGSASQSTSTVFHSVLHSGDYQYQSSLPFSYLSKSMSKRNREETYSPSSSHVPLQESEQGHWYGNFHNYYNFHPVAERCRILSQPKGFLDTIASAALDQNRLQRNVELSYRYTDIGCNQGCLTIEVAKALHERLLRNHGKVSFEAIGIDLDTALIKRANSIASLSDKDSSSSRPTIQFSFRAGDVLEDESVLVQTDITSIFSTTMWIHMHGGDEGLKRVLKRVCATSKHFILIESQPSRCYRAAKMRQRRMNLTEMDVSPQRLTMRLNIEEEIENILKIDGFDRVKDDGMTTVDSNTSWNRKLRLYARR, encoded by the exons ATGTCTTCTTCTGCGCGCGCTGTGCATTTTCCTGAGCTATGCGTCTTCGACCTCGATGCCTGCTTTTGGGATCAAGAAATGTACGAAATGCCGGAAGTGCCGACGGCCGACAACATCGTCATAGGCGATTTAAACGGACGTGGTGAAGGCGTCATCGGGGTCCTATCGGGGCCACATGAAATAAGGCTCCACGATGGATCACTATACGCTTTGCAAAACCATGCCGACGGCAATTATCCGGGAATGAAAGTCGCTTTTGCCAGTTCCGCCGATACTCCCTTCGCTGAAAAGATTGGCAGAGCTTCACTAGCTTTGTTAGAAGTGGTTCCAGGAATGACAGTCTGGGACTTGGTGGTTAAGAGAGACTGGAACGGAATTGATGTCAATCAAATTGGCCGCCAGCCGCCTCTCTCGTCTAATAAAGCGTCGTCCCACTTTCCCCGTTTGAAAGAAGCCACTGGTATTCGATACGACAAGATGCTGTTCTTTGACGACTGTAACTGGGGCGACCATTGCGGTATGGTAGCAGGGCGGTGTCGGGAAGAAAGTACATGCCTGGGGCCCGCTACTGTCCGAACGCCGTACGGCTTACGTTTAAAGGAGTGGAATCGAGGCTTGGAAGCATATAGGAAGCAAGTAGACGATTCTAAGCAGCAAAA ACCAAAAACGCTCCGCTACGCGGGTTCGGCTTCACAG TCGACGAGTACTGTATTTCACTCCGTTCTCCATTCGGGAGATTATCAGTATCAATCATCGCTACCTTTTTCGTACCTGTCAAAAAGTATGTCAAAGCGTAATCGCGAAGAAACCTACAGTCCTTCGTCATCGCATGTACCCCTTCAGGAAAGCGAGCAAGGCCATTGGTATGGAAACTTTCATAACTATTACAATTTCCATCCTGTAGCGGAACGATGCAGGATCCTTTCCCAGCCAAAAGGCTTTTTGGATACAATCGCTAGTGCTGCCTTAGACCAAAATCGACTTCAACGGAACGTTGAGCTTTCGTACCGGTATACAGACATTGGTTGCAACCAAGGCTGCTTGACCATAGAGGTCGCCAAGGCGCTGCATGAGCGACTTCTTCGAAATCATGGAAAAGTCTCCTTTGAAGCGATAGGGATCGACTTAGACACGGCATTAATTAAAAGAGCCAACAGCATTGCATCCTTAAGCGATAAAGATTCAAGTTCGTCCAGGCCGACGATCCAATTTTCCTTTCGGGCAGGAGACGTTCTCGAGGACGAAAGCGTTCTGGTACAGACTGACATCACCAGTATCTTTAGTACCACAATGTGGATTCATATGCATGGAGGTGACGAAGGTTTAAAACGAGTATTGAAGCGTGTGTGCGCAACTTCCAAGCATTTCATCTTGATCGAGTCACAGCCTTCCCGGTGCTATCGCGCTGCTAAAATGCGACAGCGTCGTATGAATCTCACGGAAATGGATGTTTCCCCACAAAGACTTACCATGAGACTGAATATTGAAGAGGAAATCGAAAATATTTTGAAGATCGATGGGTTTGATCGAGTGAAGGATGATGGAATGACGACGGTAGACAGCAATACGTCGTGGAATAGAAAGCTAAGGTTGTACGCGAGACGGTGA